From the Leucobacter tenebrionis genome, one window contains:
- a CDS encoding ABC transporter ATP-binding protein: MNELQLSGVTVRRGAGPVVSDVDLTVREGRILALVGPNGAGKTSLLESVSGVIGHAAGDITVDGESIAKWNRVQRSRAGIAHIEQGRAIFPSLTVRENLLLTAKNDAGVQEVLQSFPELEKRIDSQAVLLSGGEQQMVVLARAFASKPRFLLIDEMSLGLAPVVFMRLLPLIQQIAASGVGVLLVEQFTHLALGIADEAMVVASGRVSHPQGSAKALEEDPELLRQAYLGG, from the coding sequence ATGAACGAACTGCAACTGAGCGGTGTGACCGTTCGCCGCGGGGCCGGACCGGTCGTCTCCGATGTCGACCTCACCGTGCGGGAGGGCAGGATCCTCGCGCTCGTCGGCCCGAACGGCGCAGGCAAGACGAGCCTGCTCGAGTCGGTGTCGGGTGTGATCGGCCACGCGGCGGGCGACATCACCGTCGACGGCGAGTCGATCGCGAAGTGGAACCGCGTGCAGCGCTCGCGGGCCGGCATCGCGCACATCGAGCAGGGGCGCGCGATCTTCCCGTCGCTCACGGTGCGCGAGAACCTGCTGCTGACCGCGAAGAACGATGCCGGCGTGCAGGAGGTGCTGCAGTCGTTCCCCGAGCTCGAGAAGCGCATCGACTCGCAGGCCGTGCTGCTGTCGGGCGGCGAGCAGCAGATGGTGGTGCTCGCCCGCGCGTTCGCGTCGAAGCCGCGCTTCCTGCTGATCGACGAGATGTCGCTCGGACTCGCGCCCGTCGTGTTCATGCGCCTGCTGCCCCTCATACAGCAGATCGCGGCGTCTGGCGTGGGCGTGCTGCTCGTCGAGCAGTTCACGCACCTCGCGCTCGGCATCGCCGATGAGGCGATGGTCGTCGCGAGCGGCCGGGTGAGCCACCCGCAGGGGTCGGCGAAGGCGCTCGAGGAGGATCCCGAGCTGCTGCGCCAGGCATACCTGGGCGGGTAG
- a CDS encoding SDR family NAD(P)-dependent oxidoreductase: MADKNDGVQGRVVVITGGGTGIGAAIAERYAGEGAHVVLIGRRIGPIEDVAAKLGGTAIAADAADGESARAAVAQIVDKFGRIDVLVANAGGHGFNAVGETDDDTWESSIKVNLTTAFTMSREALPALIESRGQIVVISSLAGVFAGPKVAGYTTTKHALIGLTRSLARDYGVHGVRVNAVCPGWTRTPMADAEMDEFMGHVPEIASRDEAYGRVTRDVPLKRVGEPDEIASVVRFLGSNESSYITGAVIMADGGAHIVDLPTLAFEHAGM, encoded by the coding sequence ATGGCAGACAAGAACGACGGCGTTCAGGGGCGAGTGGTCGTCATCACGGGCGGCGGCACCGGCATCGGAGCCGCGATCGCCGAGCGCTACGCGGGCGAGGGCGCCCACGTCGTGCTCATCGGACGCAGGATCGGCCCGATCGAGGACGTCGCGGCGAAGCTGGGCGGCACCGCGATCGCCGCCGACGCGGCCGACGGCGAATCGGCTCGCGCCGCAGTCGCGCAGATCGTCGACAAGTTCGGCCGCATCGACGTGCTCGTCGCGAACGCGGGCGGCCACGGCTTCAACGCGGTCGGCGAGACCGACGACGATACCTGGGAATCGTCGATCAAGGTGAACCTGACGACCGCGTTCACGATGTCGCGCGAAGCCCTGCCGGCGCTCATCGAGAGCCGCGGTCAGATCGTGGTGATCTCCTCGCTCGCGGGCGTCTTCGCCGGCCCGAAGGTCGCCGGGTACACCACGACGAAGCACGCGCTCATCGGCCTCACCCGCTCCCTGGCCCGCGACTACGGCGTGCACGGCGTGCGGGTGAACGCGGTCTGCCCCGGCTGGACCCGCACGCCGATGGCCGACGCCGAGATGGACGAGTTCATGGGGCACGTACCCGAGATCGCCAGCCGTGACGAGGCGTACGGCCGTGTCACCCGCGACGTCCCGCTCAAGCGCGTCGGCGAGCCCGACGAGATCGCATCGGTCGTGCGCTTCCTCGGCTCGAACGAGTCGTCGTACATCACCGGGGCCGTGATCATGGCCGACGGCGGCGCGCACATCGTCGACCTCCCGACGCTCGCGTTCGAGCACGCCGGGATGTGA
- a CDS encoding branched-chain amino acid ABC transporter permease, translating into MNGGALLQGALSGLAAGGVYAVFAVTLTLMSRLVRVVNFAQAATGMFAAFVAVWFASKLGMPVWLATIAGILVGALLSALIGWIAATWLSEADLSTRSAMTVGPFLLLMSLSYILFGNKPQPFAPIFNGPAFSIAGVVVSWVTVITVTLAILVAVAAALVLRKTTIGTKLRALSDRPTTAELIGISSKPLAIGVWAVTGAISAVTILIIAPTQSNDAVTLSMLIIPAAAAALLGGFKRLDLAVVGGLLLGLINGMVAQVNELALVRNFVPLIFIVILLLWSQRKEVWDAAR; encoded by the coding sequence GTGAACGGCGGAGCCCTGCTGCAGGGCGCGCTCTCGGGCCTCGCCGCCGGTGGCGTGTACGCGGTGTTCGCGGTCACGCTCACGCTCATGTCGCGCCTCGTGCGCGTCGTCAATTTCGCCCAGGCGGCGACCGGTATGTTCGCCGCGTTCGTCGCGGTGTGGTTCGCCAGCAAGTTGGGCATGCCCGTCTGGCTCGCCACCATCGCCGGCATCCTGGTCGGCGCGCTGCTCTCGGCTCTCATCGGCTGGATCGCCGCCACCTGGCTGTCCGAGGCCGACCTGTCCACGCGATCCGCGATGACGGTGGGCCCCTTCCTGCTGCTGATGTCGCTCTCCTACATCCTCTTCGGCAACAAGCCGCAGCCCTTCGCTCCGATCTTCAACGGGCCGGCATTCAGCATCGCCGGGGTCGTGGTGAGCTGGGTCACGGTCATCACCGTGACGCTCGCGATCCTCGTCGCCGTCGCCGCAGCACTGGTGCTGCGCAAGACGACCATCGGCACGAAGCTCCGCGCACTCTCCGACCGCCCCACCACGGCGGAGCTCATCGGCATCTCGTCGAAGCCCCTGGCCATCGGGGTGTGGGCGGTGACCGGCGCGATCAGCGCCGTCACGATCCTCATCATCGCTCCGACCCAGTCGAACGACGCGGTGACGCTCTCGATGCTCATCATCCCCGCCGCCGCGGCCGCCCTGCTCGGCGGGTTCAAGCGGCTCGACCTCGCGGTCGTGGGCGGCCTGCTGCTCGGACTGATCAACGGCATGGTCGCCCAGGTCAACGAGCTCGCGCTGGTGCGCAACTTCGTGCCGCTCATCTTCATCGTCATCCTGCTGCTGTGGTCGCAGCGAAAGGAGGTGTGGGATGCTGCTCGCTAA
- a CDS encoding branched-chain amino acid ABC transporter ATP-binding protein/permease → MLLANRRLRTVLPIAIAVIGLGIGWALSVGLSGYVVYLAISMVTATISLLGLGIVTGSAGIIALCQLTFSAIGAWVVTFLNQNEAPGGFIVWLLAGAVVAAVAGILLGLPALRLRGVNLAVVTLGAAAAVDVLLVQTQFPGQKEGLSVERPGLFSSDREYFFFSIIVLVVCTYLVFLVQRSRVGSSWKAVAFSERGTAAVGQSVRMAKLSAFAVSAALGGVSGGLLAGQVGIPYASSFTPIMSLALYILAVMSGAYLIDMAIFGGVLWVLVPELLKRWGVPQDWGFVIFGLLGIQAITGGSNLGEVIRGGFRKRAKKRQAAQAEAVASDVGTTALDVFAVPEATEPIPENAAPVLEVRSLGVQFGSLKANDDVSLQVKPRSIMGLIGPNGAGKSTFVDAVSGFLPQHTGTVLLDGEDITRLSPVARARKGLRRTFQQDRVPPQLSVEAYVRFVARKSLDHDELADALAFLGCPPPEEQLANVDVGTRRLIEVAAAVLSGPRVLILDEPAAGLSHEEHLQFGHRLTRIPSRFDTAIVVIEHDLDLVRSVCTELTVLDFGKVLAQGPTREVLDDPAVIAAYMGDAEMTQ, encoded by the coding sequence ATGCTGCTCGCTAATCGGCGCCTGCGCACTGTCCTGCCCATCGCCATCGCGGTCATCGGCCTCGGCATCGGCTGGGCCCTGAGCGTCGGGCTCTCCGGCTACGTCGTCTACCTCGCCATCAGCATGGTCACCGCGACGATCTCGCTGCTCGGTCTCGGCATCGTCACGGGTTCGGCCGGCATCATCGCGCTCTGCCAGCTCACGTTCAGCGCCATCGGAGCGTGGGTCGTCACCTTCCTCAATCAGAACGAGGCTCCCGGCGGGTTCATCGTGTGGCTGCTCGCCGGAGCGGTCGTCGCCGCGGTCGCCGGCATCCTGCTCGGCCTGCCCGCGCTGCGTCTGCGCGGCGTCAACCTGGCGGTCGTCACCCTCGGCGCCGCAGCGGCGGTGGACGTGCTGCTCGTGCAGACCCAGTTCCCCGGTCAGAAGGAGGGCCTCTCGGTCGAGCGGCCCGGGCTCTTCTCGAGCGATCGCGAGTACTTCTTCTTCTCGATCATCGTGCTGGTCGTCTGCACCTACCTCGTGTTCCTCGTGCAGCGCAGCCGGGTCGGCAGCAGCTGGAAGGCCGTCGCCTTCTCCGAGCGCGGCACGGCCGCGGTCGGCCAGAGCGTGCGCATGGCGAAGCTGTCGGCGTTCGCCGTCAGCGCGGCTCTCGGCGGTGTCTCGGGCGGCCTGCTCGCCGGTCAGGTCGGGATCCCCTACGCCTCGAGCTTCACGCCCATCATGTCGCTCGCGCTCTACATCCTCGCGGTGATGAGCGGCGCCTACCTCATCGATATGGCCATCTTCGGCGGTGTGCTCTGGGTGCTCGTGCCCGAGCTGCTGAAGCGCTGGGGCGTGCCCCAGGACTGGGGCTTCGTCATCTTCGGTCTGCTCGGCATCCAGGCGATCACGGGCGGCTCGAATCTGGGCGAGGTGATCCGCGGTGGGTTCCGCAAGCGGGCGAAGAAACGGCAGGCCGCGCAGGCCGAGGCCGTCGCGAGCGATGTCGGCACGACCGCGCTCGACGTCTTCGCCGTACCCGAGGCGACCGAACCGATCCCGGAGAACGCCGCCCCGGTGCTCGAGGTGCGCAGCCTCGGCGTGCAGTTCGGCAGCCTCAAGGCCAACGACGACGTGTCCCTGCAGGTGAAGCCGCGCTCCATCATGGGTCTCATCGGGCCGAACGGCGCCGGCAAGTCGACCTTCGTCGATGCGGTCAGCGGCTTCCTGCCCCAGCACACGGGCACGGTGCTGCTCGACGGCGAGGACATCACGCGGCTCTCGCCGGTGGCCCGCGCCCGCAAGGGTCTGCGCCGCACGTTCCAGCAGGATCGCGTGCCGCCCCAGCTGTCGGTCGAGGCCTACGTGCGGTTCGTCGCGCGCAAGAGCCTCGATCACGACGAGCTGGCCGACGCCCTCGCGTTCCTCGGCTGCCCTCCCCCGGAGGAGCAGCTGGCGAACGTCGACGTGGGCACGCGCCGTCTCATCGAGGTGGCGGCCGCAGTGCTGTCGGGCCCGCGCGTGCTGATCCTCGACGAGCCGGCGGCCGGTCTCTCGCACGAGGAGCACCTGCAGTTCGGCCACCGGCTCACCCGGATCCCGTCGCGCTTCGACACGGCGATCGTGGTCATCGAGCACGATCTCGACCTCGTGCGCTCCGTGTGCACCGAACTCACCGTGCTCGACTTCGGAAAGGTGCTCGCCCAGGGCCCGACCCGCGAGGTGCTCGACGACCCGGCCGTGATCGCGGCCTACATGGGAGATGCGGAGATGACGCAATGA
- a CDS encoding amidohydrolase has product METADLVLRGGSVYTLDEAFTVTQAIALRGGEVLATGSDEEVAEAIGPDTRVIELAGRAVLPGIDDSHLHAAAWGIGSPPYSLDLSFPAVRSIAEIAETVRGAAETAPPGEWIVGQGWDVGYLSECLDGERAIPHRSDIDGVSPEHPVCLTDFSGHMVLVNSAALRLAGIDRDTVAPAGGVIDRDESGEATGILREGAQDLVQSIIPRPDYETRKRAIADAVRRLNARGITAYTEPGLGPGGEGVLGGALGGDAIRAYEELVASGELTARVSVLLLPLAMGETADRLEPRVREQQAGLGDVDPRLVNVIGVKLFADGVPPNETAYMYEPYGPSQGHGALCVHGASEPLQEAELRRAIATVHRMGLQAGVHVTGDHGIDITVAAFVAANDEHPRDDARHYVIHGDFISDERLAQLGERGYGVNMNPGIKAQITDLMDAVVGEELSARQWPTRSAAESGATFCASSDAPVTAPDWLAGVAGMMTRRSKATGRVSGPEQCVDLETALRAYTTNAAKQSFAEQWRGSLEPGKVADLVVLDRDPRSVEPERLTELRVDLTLFGGETVYEREWRA; this is encoded by the coding sequence ATGGAGACTGCCGATCTCGTGCTGCGCGGAGGCAGCGTCTACACCCTCGACGAGGCCTTCACCGTCACGCAGGCGATCGCCCTGCGCGGCGGCGAGGTGCTCGCCACGGGCTCCGACGAGGAGGTCGCCGAGGCGATCGGGCCCGACACTCGAGTGATCGAGCTCGCGGGGCGGGCCGTGCTGCCCGGCATCGACGACTCCCACCTGCACGCCGCGGCGTGGGGGATCGGCAGCCCGCCGTACTCGCTCGACCTGTCGTTCCCGGCCGTGCGCTCGATCGCCGAGATCGCTGAGACCGTGCGCGGGGCGGCGGAGACCGCGCCGCCGGGAGAGTGGATCGTCGGTCAGGGCTGGGATGTCGGCTATCTGAGCGAGTGCCTCGACGGCGAACGCGCGATCCCGCACCGCTCCGACATCGACGGCGTCTCGCCGGAGCATCCCGTCTGCCTCACCGATTTCTCCGGCCACATGGTGCTCGTCAACAGCGCCGCGCTGCGCCTCGCCGGCATCGATCGCGACACCGTCGCGCCCGCGGGCGGGGTGATCGACCGCGATGAGAGCGGCGAGGCCACCGGCATCCTGCGTGAGGGAGCGCAGGATCTCGTGCAGTCGATCATCCCTCGCCCCGATTACGAGACCCGCAAGCGGGCCATCGCCGACGCCGTGCGCCGGCTCAACGCTCGCGGGATCACGGCCTACACGGAACCCGGGCTCGGCCCGGGAGGCGAGGGCGTACTCGGCGGCGCGCTCGGCGGCGACGCCATCCGCGCCTACGAGGAGCTGGTCGCGAGCGGGGAACTGACCGCGCGGGTCTCGGTGCTGCTGCTGCCGCTCGCGATGGGGGAGACGGCGGATCGCCTCGAGCCGCGCGTGCGCGAGCAGCAGGCGGGGCTCGGCGACGTCGACCCGCGACTCGTGAACGTGATCGGGGTCAAGCTGTTCGCCGACGGGGTGCCGCCGAATGAGACCGCCTACATGTACGAACCCTACGGGCCGTCGCAGGGCCACGGCGCGCTCTGCGTGCACGGCGCCTCGGAGCCGCTGCAGGAGGCCGAGCTGCGCCGCGCGATCGCAACGGTGCATCGTATGGGACTGCAGGCCGGCGTGCACGTGACGGGCGATCACGGCATCGACATCACCGTCGCCGCCTTCGTCGCCGCGAACGACGAGCACCCCCGCGACGACGCCAGGCACTACGTGATCCACGGGGACTTCATCTCCGACGAGCGCCTCGCGCAGCTCGGCGAGCGCGGCTACGGCGTCAACATGAACCCCGGCATCAAGGCGCAGATCACCGACCTCATGGACGCCGTGGTGGGCGAGGAGCTCTCTGCGCGCCAGTGGCCCACCCGATCCGCGGCGGAATCGGGCGCGACCTTCTGCGCCAGCTCGGATGCGCCGGTGACGGCGCCCGACTGGCTCGCGGGCGTCGCCGGTATGATGACCCGTCGTTCGAAGGCCACGGGCAGGGTCTCGGGCCCCGAGCAGTGCGTCGACCTCGAGACCGCGCTGCGGGCGTACACGACGAACGCGGCGAAGCAGAGCTTCGCGGAGCAGTGGCGCGGATCGCTCGAGCCCGGCAAGGTCGCCGACCTCGTGGTGCTCGACCGCGATCCGAGGTCCGTCGAGCCCGAGCGACTCACCGAGCTGCGCGTCGACCTCACCCTCTTCGGCGGCGAGACGGTCTACGAGCGGGAGTGGCGGGCGTAG
- a CDS encoding ABC transporter substrate-binding protein gives MKSRILGAAALTAAAALVLSGCAGSEGGDGGPIKLGSVNTISGPATFPEASEAAAAVFDKVNAEGGINGRQIEYKVTDDKADPATATASARELVGSDEVVALVGGASLLDCEINAKYYEQEDVRSIQGIGVDPGCFNSPNIGAANIGPFNDTTLTMLYGSEELGLENLCVLTSVIGSTGPAYQAGVDRWSEITGKEPLYVDDTVPYGGADYTPYVVKAREAGCDGIVTNNVEPDAIGMIKAANQQGWDDVTFLMLTSVYSESFAKAIDNSAAGVYVPAEFYPFTEDSEVNADWKSLMEENDITLTSFSQGGYLAATFMVEVLEGIDGDITRESVNEALKNMDPIETPMLAYPYQFDKMAAQDYEPGGWPVTLQSGTNTWEKAAEDWLMIPAK, from the coding sequence TGAGCGGCTGCGCGGGCAGCGAGGGCGGTGACGGCGGGCCGATCAAGCTCGGCTCCGTCAACACCATCAGCGGTCCCGCCACCTTCCCCGAGGCGTCCGAGGCTGCGGCCGCCGTCTTCGACAAGGTCAACGCCGAGGGCGGCATCAACGGCCGCCAGATCGAGTACAAGGTCACCGACGACAAGGCCGACCCGGCCACCGCCACGGCCTCTGCGCGAGAGCTGGTCGGCAGCGACGAGGTCGTCGCGCTCGTCGGCGGCGCCTCGCTGCTCGACTGCGAGATCAACGCGAAGTACTACGAGCAGGAGGACGTGCGCTCGATCCAGGGCATCGGCGTCGACCCCGGCTGCTTCAACTCGCCGAACATCGGCGCGGCGAACATCGGCCCGTTCAACGACACCACGCTCACGATGCTCTACGGCTCCGAAGAGCTCGGCCTCGAGAACCTCTGCGTGCTGACCAGCGTCATCGGCTCCACCGGCCCCGCCTACCAGGCCGGCGTCGACCGCTGGAGCGAGATCACCGGCAAGGAGCCCCTGTACGTCGACGACACCGTGCCCTACGGCGGCGCCGACTACACCCCCTACGTCGTGAAGGCGAGGGAGGCCGGCTGCGACGGCATCGTCACCAACAACGTCGAGCCAGACGCGATCGGCATGATCAAGGCCGCGAACCAGCAGGGCTGGGACGACGTCACCTTCCTGATGCTCACCTCGGTGTACAGCGAGAGCTTCGCCAAGGCGATCGACAACAGCGCGGCCGGCGTCTACGTGCCCGCGGAGTTCTACCCCTTCACCGAGGACAGCGAGGTCAACGCCGACTGGAAGTCGCTGATGGAGGAGAACGACATCACGCTCACCTCGTTCAGCCAGGGCGGCTACCTTGCCGCGACCTTCATGGTCGAGGTGCTCGAGGGCATCGACGGCGACATCACCCGCGAGAGCGTCAACGAGGCGCTCAAGAACATGGATCCGATCGAGACCCCCATGCTCGCCTACCCCTACCAGTTCGACAAGATGGCTGCCCAGGACTACGAGCCGGGCGGCTGGCCCGTCACCCTGCAGTCGGGCACCAACACCTGGGAGAAGGCCGCTGAGGACTGGCTGATGATCCCCGCCAAGTAA